The genomic stretch ATGAGACTACCAAATTTGAGCAGCGTGTATAGGGGTCTGCTAATGTTTGCGTCCCTTGAGTATTACCGTTTAATGGTAGATGAATGCCCTAAGCTGATGAAGATGCTGTTACAGTCATACCAGCTATTTTGCGATACTTCACAGTGGACTCTGGCTTCCTTACCAACAGAATCCGAAAGCCCTGAGTGTTGGGAGCCCTTGCACCAGGATTTTCCAGATGATGTAATCCGTCTATCTAATTATATACTGCAAGCTCGACAGTCTCTCCTTTGTCATGACAACGACGACCACGATGATGATAAAACAACCTGAATCTCATTGATGTTGCTGTCTCCATCGTCTGGTGTTTCTGTATATGTATAATTGTATATATTACTACTGAATGTTAGACTGCGTGCTGGTATTACATACATGTAAAAATCGTGGTGTAACCGACTGCACTTGGATGGTGCAGACTGTAGAGAGATGGCTAATcctagttttttttttctcgtaCTTTTTCTTGTCTTAAATAAATGTCTCTTGAACATTTATGGTGCGTTTGTGACTAACAGGTTGTGATTTACGGGGATAAATACAAAAGTACAATTATGTTTATTTGGAAAATAAAGCACGGGACGATATCAAACTAACCACAGTAAGTATCCCTGCTGTTGTCATAGTCGTATGATCGATCATTCAGATAGAAAACATGCAATGCCTAACAGTTTGTCTTAGAAGATCCAACATTTACTTACTGACAATTAACCATCTAAGACAATCAAACTAGCTATCTGAAATGCGGAGCCAAACAGAGGTCTAATAGAAATTAGCCCAGTTACTAAGTAAGGATGATTATTGGCTTGGTCCGAATTATTGCTTAGAAATTAGCCCAGTTATACGAGTCTGTCCGAAAttcgaattgacccgacccataATTGACCCGACTCAAAATGacttaaaatgacccaaaatgatTCGAAACGACAAGTATTAAGTCATATTAATCTTATATATATGCATTAAAATAGTGTTTCATCAGTTACAACCATCccttatttactaaatgaataggcgaattCATGAATTTTCCCTCAAAAaaacatctttttaaataaggaagctatttatttaattatttttactaaataaagaaattaataattataatgtatgtcattaaaattaatctttttatcaaattatataattttcactaaacactaagtaatattttaatcaaaatataaataatataaatttataaaatattaaatcttttatCAATGCTATTATTTaagaatgacttgactcatacttTGTATTAACACaactataaatcgttttgattaatttcatgaaaaaaaattgagataatttataaaattgTAATAATCAGCTTTGTAGTATAAAAATTActtttaaaaaaatataattcaacacattactcaattttattggataaattttcagttttaattttttttctcgaagcaaaatacaataacgagaaaaatgaataattaattagataccactattattttaaagttcaattttactcaattttattgaATAATTTTACAGTTCTATTTTAATCAAACAGGGAATTTTTGAATCAAACAGGGAATTTTTATATGCAAAGAAAAGTCTCAATCCTGGTGTTGCCCTTCCTGAATTATTGTCTCTACATTTGGAAGATTTGCCAAAATTGAGAAACATTGACTTCATACAGCTACATCTCTGCACTTCTCTAGAACGTCTCTATATAAGCGATTGTGCAAAGCTCGAGGGGATAGTCATGTCTCCCACTTGTGATGGTGATACCGTGCCCATTCCTTGTTTCCGTTCTTTGTCCAAGTTATGCTTAATCGATCTCCCATTATTGAGCAGCATTTATCAGATGCGGCTACACCACTCCACTTCTCTGCGCTTTATTTGCATTAACGATTGTCCAAAGTTTAGAGGTAGTTGAATGCCCTAAGCTGAAGATGCTGCCACTGTCATACAAGCTAATTTGCGATGCTTCACAGTCGACATTGGCTTCCTTACCAACAGAATCCGAAAGCCCTGAGTGGTGGGAGCCCTTGCACCAGGATTTTCCAGATGATGTAATCCGTCTATCTGGTTTTATACTGCAAGCTCGACAGTCTCTCCTTCTTCCTGACAATGACGACCATGATGACGATGAAACAAATAGAGTCTCATGGGGGTCATGGCTGTCACTGTCTGCCAGCTAAATTCATTCATTGACGGGTGTTTCAGTATATGTATATATACTGATTGCTAGACTGCGTGCTGCTATAACTTACATTAAAAATCGTGGTGAAATCGGCTGCTGGAATTTCTTTGACCAGTACTTGCATGGTGCAGACTGCAGAGATATGGCTAATcctgttttattttattttttattttaattttaattttaattttttttccttgTCGTAAATAATTGTCCCATGAACATTTATGGTGTGTTTGTGACAAACAAATTGTAATTTACAGGGATAAATACAAAAgtgcatttttttttgtttggaaaaATAAAGTATCGGGCGATATCACACTAACAGAAAGTATCCTTGCTGTTGCCATAGTTGTATTATCGTTCAATTAGAAAACCTGCAATGCCAAACAGTTTGTCTGAGATGAGCGAAAAATTACTTACTGATAATTAACAATCGATACAATGAATATGATGTACGATGCAAACAAATCTAACGAAAGAATCAAATGAAGTCGCTAAATAATGCATTCTAATTTCTAACTTTTCCGACCAAACATAAGTAGCTTCCTGAATCCCTTTGCTTTGGTAGATTTTTCAGGACCGTCCCATTTCTTCCTCGACTGTGTCGACTCAAGGACTGTGTCACTAGTTGTTGAAGGAGCTGATTCCTGGACCACAGATATCTCCGGGGAGCTCGGAATATTCCCATTAGCAATACCGTCACCCTCAACAATCAAAGCTGAATTCAGATGTTTTGTAGGGGACTCTGGCACTGGGTGGACACTCAACTCAGGACTTATCTTTTTATTCTCATCGGAAACTTTCACGTCTTCAGAAAACGCGAGGGGTACCGTTTTATCTGAAGGATTCGTCTGGTGACTCTGTACAACCATACCTACATCTGTACTCACGGTTGTAGATGTAACGTGCAACTCCTTAATGTCTTTTGAATCATCAACCTCGTCAAATTTGATCTCCGTTTCAGGGTTTTTGGCCTCCATGACACCCGTTGGATCTCCATTCCCGGGTTTTTTCTCTAAAGGGTTGATCTTGTTTGTGCTTAATTTCTTTTGATGAACATCTTTCGTCTTTTGTAATCCATTTTTCGTGTTAGTACCCTTTGGCTTGGATATTTCTCGCTTAGGCTGAGGAGTCGAGGAACTTTTAGTTGTCTTCGCAATTGCTAGTCGATCAATGGTGGAACTCCTGAGAACAGGCTTAGGTTTCTTTGTTTCTTCAGCTGATGACTGACTCTTTAACTTATCTGAGGTCAGTAAAGATGTAACGGATTTCCGACCAGGCTTTGAACTGTCACCACCCCTTTCAGCTATACGTTTTTGTCTTCGAATAAGTAGCTCTTCCATTCTCTTTCTCCTCTCCTCATCCTGgttaacaacaacaatcaaattTACGCACTTACAAGATTAATTATTCCTCTGTtccattgaattgtttacgtttttcaAGATATGTGAGGAGATTTTTgaaaaaacgtaaacaattcaatggaACATTTTGCAAAAATAAAAGCCAAGAAAATTCATTTTGGATGCGACAGATACCTTCTCAAACTGGCTCTTAGGAATCGCTGTTTTGCTTCCGAAAGTTGACCTTCGAGTCCCTGGTGTTGTCTCTGGTTTGCCTCTCCTCATGGGCCCACCAGCGGTTCTTGTTCTTGCATCCCTACCGGAATTTTTGGCGACAGTATTTCCAGTCTTTTTGTTAGGACCCTTTTCATTTGCATTCGAGTCAGCACATGCATCTATATCAGACTTTTTAACAGGAGTCTTCACTACAACATTATTCTCGAAATCAATCTCAGGATTCCAAGACGGTACTGTCTGTTCCATAACTATATCTCGGTTAAGGCCCATGTAGAGTTCATCTGGTTCACAGAAACCCTGTGATTCCGGTATCTTCTCTGGGACCACTTCTCTAGTCTCCATGATATCAGATACCATGTTAATATTTGTCCGCAGTTGGTTCTCAGTGTGTTCATCTGCTAGTCTTCTTTGGATCATGAGAGAATCATCAATTACAACATCTTTGCTTCTCTTTTCAATATTATCGCCATTTATAAGCCTGTAACTTCCGACTTCTCCTTGATTCACCGTTTCATCTGATTTTTTGCTGACAAACCAATCATCACTCGCTTGAGTTTTTATCACAGAACGGGCAGCATCATCAGACAGTGACACTTGTGGATAATTTTCGGCCTCTCCACTTCTTTGCGCAAATTGGAATTCCTCGGGAATACTACTATTACCCCTTCTTATTGCTTGGTGATAACCGTCACTGCCCATTTCAGTCACTATAAACGCATCATTAGCTACCGGCTGTTTCTCAGATATTTTTGCAGAAAGATATTCTTCTTCAGTTGGAGCTGTTTTTGCCTCGGGAACATTAGAGTCCGAATCCCCCTTCAACAGCAACTGTTGAAAAGCATCCCAGCCGTCACTTCCTTTATTTTCCTTCTTAGTTGCAGTCGACTTATGATGCTTTTCATCTGAAGAACTTGTTTCAGAACTACTGTTCTTTTCATCATCCCTTTTGGAACTAATATAATTTATGTTACGAATGACAACTTTTCTCGAAGATTTCTTTCCATTCTTTTTCCTGTAAGACCTATCAGACGACGAATCTGTCTCAGAGCTAGACTCGCTGGACTCACTGGGCTCAGTCTTTTCATCGTGTCCCTCGTTCTCAGATTTCCTTGCATTTGAACCTTTACTCTTCTTCTTGGATGATGATTTACGATCACGGTGATCTTGTGAATTGCCATTAGGCCATGGCATATTTGCAGGATAATAAGGAGGGGCAACCTGCATTCCTGGGAAGCCATACCCTTGATACGGAGGCATTTGCTGATATACGGGACCTTGAAAGTTCCGTAAATGTGGAGGAAATTGACTTGCCCATGGATTTTGCATCAGTCCCGGCGTCTGAGATGCTGGAAAACCATTTTCTACAAAAACAAATCGCTGTCAGAAATTAATTTTTCCGACAGGAAATATTACATCTCTATATCAAAACTATTTTTTGGATTTTCAGAAACTTTGTAGAATCCTAACATTAATCTGAATAAGGTTAGCAAAATGAACCTTGATTTGCATCCGAGCTGTCGTGACTAGTAACGGTGTCAGGATCAATATCTTCACCAG from Silene latifolia isolate original U9 population chromosome 5, ASM4854445v1, whole genome shotgun sequence encodes the following:
- the LOC141656418 gene encoding COP1-interacting protein 7-like: MDSRARLDYVLFHLTPTRTRCDLVIFAGKSSEKLAYGLLEPFIAHLKSAKDQISKGGYSVTLRPPSPENSYWFTKGTLQRFVRFVSTPEVLERFVTIEREISQLENTIKSFESSNGESNDNSELKQEENSKDRLHRVVETRTVVLWKEQAMVYARALAAGFDPDNLNDLLLFSDAFGASRLREACINFRDLCKNKNEDRLWVDEIAAMQAIMQPNLSLIGTSGIVLAGEDIDPDTVTSHDSSDANQENGFPASQTPGLMQNPWASQFPPHLRNFQGPVYQQMPPYQGYGFPGMQVAPPYYPANMPWPNGNSQDHRDRKSSSKKKSKGSNARKSENEGHDEKTEPSESSESSSETDSSSDRSYRKKNGKKSSRKVVIRNINYISSKRDDEKNSSSETSSSDEKHHKSTATKKENKGSDGWDAFQQLLLKGDSDSNVPEAKTAPTEEEYLSAKISEKQPVANDAFIVTEMGSDGYHQAIRRGNSSIPEEFQFAQRSGEAENYPQVSLSDDAARSVIKTQASDDWFVSKKSDETVNQGEVGSYRLINGDNIEKRSKDVVIDDSLMIQRRLADEHTENQLRTNINMVSDIMETREVVPEKIPESQGFCEPDELYMGLNRDIVMEQTVPSWNPEIDFENNVVVKTPVKKSDIDACADSNANEKGPNKKTGNTVAKNSGRDARTRTAGGPMRRGKPETTPGTRRSTFGSKTAIPKSQFEKDEERRKRMEELLIRRQKRIAERGGDSSKPGRKSVTSLLTSDKLKSQSSAEETKKPKPVLRSSTIDRLAIAKTTKSSSTPQPKREISKPKGTNTKNGLQKTKDVHQKKLSTNKINPLEKKPGNGDPTGVMEAKNPETEIKFDEVDDSKDIKELHVTSTTVSTDVGMVVQSHQTNPSDKTVPLAFSEDVKVSDENKKISPELSVHPVPESPTKHLNSALIVEGDGIANGNIPSSPEISVVQESAPSTTSDTVLESTQSRKKWDGPEKSTKAKGFRKLLMFGRKS